The following are from one region of the Candidatus Hydrogenedentota bacterium genome:
- the cysS gene encoding cysteine--tRNA ligase: MSISFFNTLTRRKDEFVPLQEGKAGVYTCGPTVYNYAHIGNLRTFLFEDLLRRHLEYRGYAVTHVMNVTDVEDKIIRACRETGESLESLTGRYTKAFLEDMDTLRILRPHVMPRATETVPDMVEFIKTLREHGHTYEVDGSIYFRLSSFSNYGKLSGFDIDALKANADGRIDSDEYETDDARDFALWKAWDEDDGDIFWDTELGKGRPGWHIECSCMSRKYLGDTFDIHCGGIDLVFPHHENEIAQSEAATGKPFVKYWLHAGHLQVEGRKMAKSYGNTYTLRDLLDKGYDPLAIRWVLSSTHYREPSNFTFDGLEAAAQSVRRIQDFRLRLREVAGDGAELVEETAACEKAFGAALDDDLNISAALAVIFDFVRDTNKLIDGDCLGKAGAEKALALLDRLDAVCGLFPEKEAGAAPQEVLELVNERQRVRREKDFSRADEIRDILNGMGWVVEDTPDGPRVKRI; the protein is encoded by the coding sequence ATGAGTATTAGTTTCTTCAACACTCTGACGCGGAGGAAAGACGAGTTTGTGCCGTTGCAGGAAGGCAAGGCAGGTGTCTACACCTGCGGCCCGACGGTGTACAACTATGCCCATATCGGGAACTTGCGGACGTTTCTGTTCGAGGACCTGCTCCGGCGGCACCTCGAGTACCGCGGATATGCGGTTACTCACGTGATGAACGTGACGGACGTCGAGGACAAGATTATCCGGGCCTGCCGCGAGACGGGCGAATCGCTGGAGTCGCTGACCGGCCGGTATACAAAGGCGTTTCTGGAGGATATGGACACCCTCCGCATCCTGCGTCCTCACGTGATGCCGCGGGCGACCGAAACGGTCCCGGATATGGTCGAGTTCATCAAGACGTTGCGCGAGCATGGCCACACCTATGAAGTCGATGGCAGCATTTATTTCCGCCTCTCGTCGTTCAGCAATTACGGCAAGCTCAGCGGGTTTGATATCGACGCGCTGAAGGCCAATGCCGACGGCCGCATCGACTCCGACGAATACGAAACCGACGACGCCCGCGATTTCGCCCTCTGGAAAGCCTGGGACGAGGACGACGGCGACATTTTCTGGGACACGGAGCTGGGGAAGGGGCGGCCGGGATGGCACATCGAGTGCTCGTGCATGAGCCGTAAATACCTCGGCGACACGTTCGATATCCACTGCGGGGGGATCGATCTGGTGTTCCCACATCATGAGAACGAGATCGCGCAGTCCGAGGCCGCGACGGGCAAACCCTTTGTGAAATACTGGCTTCATGCGGGCCATCTTCAGGTCGAAGGCCGCAAGATGGCGAAATCCTATGGCAACACGTACACCCTTCGCGATTTGCTCGACAAAGGTTACGACCCCCTGGCGATTCGCTGGGTGTTGTCGTCAACCCATTATCGGGAACCCAGCAACTTCACCTTCGACGGTCTCGAAGCGGCCGCCCAGTCGGTGCGGCGGATCCAGGATTTCCGTTTGCGGCTCAGGGAAGTGGCCGGCGACGGCGCCGAGCTGGTTGAAGAGACCGCCGCGTGCGAGAAAGCCTTTGGAGCGGCGCTGGACGACGATCTGAACATCTCGGCGGCGTTGGCGGTGATCTTTGACTTCGTCCGGGACACCAACAAATTGATTGACGGGGACTGCCTGGGCAAGGCGGGGGCAGAAAAGGCGTTGGCGCTGCTGGACCGGCTAGACGCCGTGTGCGGGCTTTTCCCCGAGAAGGAAGCCGGAGCGGCGCCGCAGGAAGTGCTTGAGCTGGTGAACGAGCGGCAGCGGGTGCGTCGCGAGAAAGACTTTTCCCGCGCCGACGAGATCCGCGATATCCTGAACGGAATGGGGTGGGTCGTCGAAGATACGCCCGACGGTCCCCGTGTGAAGAGGATCTAA